ccgatgagttcattgacttcgagcttcttgaggtctctagcttcaagaatcgctgtaacttttgattcccaacgttttggtaaagagttgagaatttttcttactatctccaccttggaataaactttgccaagagctgtcaagctgtttatgatattagtaaaacgagtgtgcatactagaaatagattcatcatcattcatcttaaacatttcatattcatgagtaagaatataaatttttgattccttgacttgcgaagttccttcataagtaacttccaagttatcctaaatttcttttgccgtagcgcaattcattattctattaaattcatttccattaagagcattatataataaattcatagcagttaaatttaaagtataaagtctatcgtcttcacgatcaaacttttcttcttcctttttgacctttactccatcaaccacttttgttggaatataaggtccatttacaatatatttccagatttctctaccttgaacttgaaaaaatattctcattctaactttccagaatgagtaattatctccacaaaagagtggaggccgactgctagattgaccttcaccaaatgaagttgcaatgttagccataagatcttaactcaaaagatagttaatcttataatagagctcttagctctgataccaattgttgcccagatgactaacacaagaggggggtgaattgagttgtattaaaaaaaaaataacaattataaatcaaatatataatataaaatataaacaaaatatgaaataacaataaatataaagagtaagggtaagagagaagcaaacttagtatgttaacgaggtttggccccactgcctacgtcctcgcctcaagctacccttgaggattcccaaattaactattcaacctccttcaggtggagatagaaacctattacacttttgaacaacaccgctacaaaggatccgtgtagaacaccctctacacttgcaatcaccttacacgtggtgattcaactattctccgtgtagaatactttctacacgcacaagggttatacacaccctttttctgatacaaaagctgataatgggtaggttatcagaaagcactcctcaatgagtgaaataagaacaatatagcgcaaactatatctctcaaaatgaacaaggattaaggctcaatgtttagagaagagagaatgaaagttttgaatgaatgttgtatgctcttggtgttgtaaatgtgaaactctcaaatgatctatttataggcatatgagatttcatattcaaatttaaaaagatttacatgtcaaaaacaacatcattcattttttcaaaaaatcaaacctaatattttacttttggcatatgacaaaaggagcacactttccttttcaaaaaaattcaaacctaatcttgtactttttgcatatgacaaaaagagcacactttccttttcaaaaaaattcaaacctaatcttttactttttgcatatgacaaaatgagcacactttacttttcaaatttttcaaacaaaatcatctaccttttgtataagtccaaaaaagtatcaatcacttttgaaaatattcaaataaaatatgcacatgtgaaagatgacaatcaatcatttttaatattttcaaagtttaaccctttaatcaaggtatgcacatgtaaaagatgacaatcaattatctttcaaaattttcaaatttaattttcaaaaatattcatgcaaatgtgaaaaatgtattttaatgatttatgataaaatactaattttgagcattaatcttaatttcaaattttgaagagatttacaacattattctataattttaatgtgaacttgttcccttcttactcatgcttgttttcttgatgtgcttaactccattgtgtagacaacttgagcttgagatttctttattctttgaattcatttgttatcatcaaaatccatgtgtaaatatataattacacaaaacttgaaatcttgggttcaacaaaagGTATTATCTGTGAATGTTATTAAATCATATAAGGGGTCTTTTATCATTTGATCATCTCAAAACTATAAATGGTATCTTGGCCCCCACATTTCATGAAGCTGCAACTATATATGGTTTATTACAGAAAGATGACAGTTTAGAAGAATGCTTATATGAAGCCTCTCTTTACCAAATGTCTTTCAGTTTAAGAAgactatttgcaacaattttggtTTACTGTAATCCTACAAATCCAAGAGATCTTTGGGAACACTTTGAATAAGATATGTCTGCTGatttttaattagttaaaagTTCTTCATCAACTGTTAGAACTGAAACTTTACGCTCCATCTCCACAATATTTGAATCAATGGGTAGAAACATCAATTCGTTCCATCTTATCGACCAAAACATTGATTTTGATCAAGATGAATTTTTGTTTAgagaaattgatgatgaattaGCTGTTCCAATTCCAGAAGAAGATCTTCATGCATCAACACTACTTAATTGCGAACAACAAAATGCTTATAATTCTATCTTACAAAAAGTTTTATCAAATGAAGCTGCCATATTCTTTATTGATGGTCCTGGTGGTACAGGAAAAACATTTTTATACAAAGCATTCCTTGCTACAATAAGAACAAAGCAATTAATTACTCTTGTAACTGCTTCATCTGGTATAGCTGCATCAATCTTACCTGGAAGTCGAACTGCACATTCACGATTCAAAATTCCACTAGATACCAACAAAAATCTCACATGTAGTGTCAGCAAACAAAGTGGACTTGCAAGATTACTACAAAAAGTAAAGTTGATCATATGGGATAAAGCTCCTATGTCAAGAAAAGAATCTATTGAAGCATTGGATAAAATGCTAAAGGACATTAATGATTCAGAATTATCTTTTGGTGAAAAAGTTATTGTGTTTGGTGGAGATTTTCGTTAGATTCTACCTGTGGTCCCAAAAGGAACAAGACAACAACAGATTGATGACAGCTTAGTTTCTTCCTACCTATGgtcaaaattaacaaaaattcgtttgactgaaaatatgcgtGTAATATTAGATCCAGACTTTTCAAAATACATATTGGATTTAGGGAATGGGTTACCACCAATCACAATTAATGAACACGTCAGAATTCCTGCAGTCATGTtaattccatatgaaaatgatgcTGCTTCTTTGGATCATTTGGTGGATActgtttttcataatatttctgaTTATTCAGCAAATATTTCAAGCATGATGAATCGAGCTATATTGACACCAAAAAGCAGttatgttgatgaaataaaCACTTTGCTGATTCAGAGATTTCCTGGAGAGTTAAGACAATATTACAGTTTTGATGAAACAATCGACGCATCTGAACAAGCAGTCATGGAAGATTTCTTACATACTTTAACACCGAATGGACTTCCTCCACATGAATTATTATTGAAACAAAACTGTCCAATCATGTTATTGAGAAACATCAATCTTTCAGAAGGACTATGCAATGGAACACGACTAATCTGTTGCAATTTTGATTGTAACGTTATTCATGCAGAAATTGCAGTTGGTCATCACAGTGGCAAAAAGGTTTTTATTCCAAGAATTCCATTTTTACCAAATCCTGATGAAAACAGTGGTTTTCCATTCAAACGAGCTCAATTCCTTGTTAAACTAAGCTTTGCAATGAGTATAAACAAGTCACAAGGACAAACATTATATTTTGTTGGGATATACTTGCCACATCCAGTTTTATCACATGGACAATTATATGTAGTTTTATCAAGAGCTAAGACTATTTCTGCAATCAAGATTTTGATACGACCAATCTCAACTGATGAACCAGAAAAAaactgcacaaaaaatattgtctaCAAAGACTTATTAACATTGGCCTCCTCTGATTGATTTTACATAggtaacaaattttatttttttatatttaattttaactgctataaataaattagaaatttcctacaattttttttttatattttcaatattctattaatttattcttgttaagtaattaatacatataagttttctattagtttttgttttacaatttaattaattccatttctttccttttatatttatagacttcatttctttttgccTTATCAGTTTTCAAAATGTGGATCACTTATACATCAGTTAAAAATATTACTCCAAAGACAAGAGATTGGAAAATCAAAATGCTCATGGTTGAAAAATCTCCCAAACGAATTGGGCAACACTCATAAGTAAAATACCAAAATCTAATGTTGGTAGATGAACaagaacaatatttttttctttacttacaATTTATTCTACaaatatacctatatatatatatactttatataacATATCTTACACATtctatgtaattatatttacttgtaaaatttttttacttttttttacttattataaaaactaacaacctatactttcttatataatataggGAAATCATCTGCAAGCAACAATGTTTGGAAATGATATTGATTCAAGAGAAGACTCTCTACATATGTTTCGATCCTATTATATTATAAACCCATATGTCAAGCTACTGGATCCTAAATATAAAACTGAGTCGCATCAATACCAATGGATTATAAATGCAAAAACAATCATCGAAGAGATACCAGAAAATGAACAACAAGTAGAAATACCAAAATACAACCTCATTCCCATTAACGAGTTTGATGTTTATAAGGATTCAATTGCAGAAATAGgtaaattattatcattttttaattcttttgtttcctaaacaactaataatttcaatatttttaatcagaTCTCTTAGCAGTTGCTCTTCACATCAAACCTCCAAAAGAAATAACATTAACAAATGGACCAGCTactcttcaagaaatctatgttatagatcaaaggtaaattttttcccctttttaattttttaaaattattttataatctttattttataaattctttttaattttctcatttcaaattaCGTAGCTTCAATCCTATCTCGTTGACTATGTGGGGTCGTTTTGTTCAAgataaatgcaaaaaaatttctgaaataATCGAAACAAAACCAATTCTACTTGCAACAAAGCTCAAAGTTCGTTCTTACAATGgtaattttaataattcaagttcttaattcttattttaaatcttacattttttaattaacaattatttatattaatgaaaCAGGACTATCTCTTTCATCTCGACCAGCAAATGCATTTACAATCAATCCTCTTATCCCTGACGCAAAACCACTGCAAAGATGGTAATTCATATTAATtacactattttttattaacacaTCTATTAAAAATGTtccaattataatttatttttttctttttttaaggatTGCAATCAATGATTCAAGACTTGAAATCATAATTACAAAATCGTTAAAATACCCATCTACATCTTTATCGTCAGTTGGTATTcgacaaataataaaaaattgtgaTATTGCTGCATTACAAAAATGTTTGCAACCAATGGaggtaaattatttttcttaacatcatatttatatttatattccttctcattaaacaaaatattgttcttaatataatatagaa
This is a stretch of genomic DNA from Carya illinoinensis cultivar Pawnee chromosome 3, C.illinoinensisPawnee_v1, whole genome shotgun sequence. It encodes these proteins:
- the LOC122304463 gene encoding ATP-dependent DNA helicase PIF1-like, with amino-acid sequence MRVILDPDFSKYILDLGNGLPPITINEHVRIPAVMLIPYENDAASLDHLVDTVFHNISDYSANISSMMNRAILTPKSSYVDEINTLLIQRFPGELRQYYSFDETIDASEQAVMEDFLHTLTPNGLPPHELLLKQNCPIMLLRNINLSEGLCNGTRLICCNFDCNVIHAEIAVGHHSGKKVFIPRIPFLPNPDENSGFPFKRAQFLVKLSFAMSINKSQGQTLYFVGIYLPHPVLSHGQLYVVLSRAKTISAIKILIRPISTDEPEKNCTKNIVYKDLLTLASSD
- the LOC122304462 gene encoding ATP-dependent DNA helicase PIF4-like, which encodes MGRNINSFHLIDQNIDFDQDEFLFREIDDELAVPIPEEDLHASTLLNCEQQNAYNSILQKVLSNEAAIFFIDGPGGTGKTFLYKAFLATIRTKQLITLVTASSGIAASILPGSRTAHSRFKIPLDTNKNLTCSVSKQSGLARLLQKVKLIIWDKAPMSRKESIEALDKMLKDINDSELSFGEKVIVFGGDFR